The genomic stretch accttccagggaccaccgctcagttaaatcctaaattagttacccatcaaaggttggatagattgtaatactttcatataatctatttaaacgtccacgccgaaaattcggcagcatctccccatgcctcttcagataagttgatcttacattacattctgatgtcaaatatctaaagcaatgtaaagatatttggcattggatacagaacggaagaaacatatccaaagagaaacgaggagatagaccgcggatcaggcatgcacatttaaatagattatatgaaagcatactatccatctaaccttgaactgtccaaaatgggataatttgagtgatttctatgccaccaaaaacatacCATATCTATGTATAGCCACATAAAAATCTTCAAacaggtaactaattatctaacttacaaatcacaatcacaagtcacaactataaactaacaagtcacaactataaactaacaagtcacaataataatttaagaaaaaaatgtaatacgTATTAAGCATCACTAAGTGAAGGTATAACAATTTCTTGAAATAATGAGAAAAGATCAAATACAACTCCCACAATCTTCAAAGTATAATAGTTTCTTGAAATCTCAAAACAAAGTGAAAGCATCACTAAGCTGTACCGCTACAAGGATCCAGTGTGTATTTCATTGAGAATGATAGGAATAAACAGCTCTGCACATATTTGTGAGATCCATCTCGGGCTTTCCATCAAGCAGCCACATTTTCTACATGCAATGGCCTGCCATTTTTCTTCTTAGGTGGGGATATTGTaccaaacaaatggatggctagaaaattgttttagccgtccatttatagagtacatggcccacctgagaagttAAAAGGGCTTGATTTTAGAACAGAAGATCTAAGGGGATTTGTAaaaagcatgaaaaaaaaaaaaagtctcttgGGAAGCCTTATTTTTAGGATACCGTGGGAAAGGAAAGGGTgctttccttgtttggtttttttttttaatttatttatgagATTATAAATTCGAATACTTAACTATCTGTTTTGATATCATGTCAAACAATCAATTTCTTTAAAAGCTGAGTCATTAAAAAatagtgtatcaatgtatattaagggactttaacactctaATATGTGGGTGGAGCAACTGAAGATGGATAGAGGTACATGCGTCACATTGGCATATGTGTGTTGTTTTGCATATGTAGGTGCAATGGATGCAAATTGCCAATAACCTATAGTTTAAGGGACCCCTATAATCCCAATGTGACCCAAAGAAAAGGCATTGTGCGTCCTTATTAGATGCCGGCTAGTAGTGAAAAACAACGGCTCCCTATGTGAAATGATGGTGTTACCCTTTTCACTTTATGGCTGCATTTAAAACAAGCAGGTGACACTATAATGGCATTGTCCAAATCATGTCATCTGAATTAAACATCACCCAATGAAAAGGCATCATGCATCCATATTAGATGTGGGCCGGTAGTGAAAAGCAAGGCTCCCTAATGTGAAATGATGATGGTACCATTTTTACTATGGGATGCACATTTAATGTATCCGTGTtgctatatcattttagtgcacgagCCTGAATATAGGGTAAATGCaattctcaagtgggctacacgatATGGACATTGACGCCCATTGTTAGAGATTGCCTTAAgcacactagtggggcccactgttcagGTCCTACATTCTTTATATTGAGCCCATTAAGGGCTGATTGGGATATCTATTCTGAACCCTACCTAGTATCCATTTTATGACCTAGTAAGGGTCCATTTCCACGTAGCACACACACCACAGGATGCAACGGTGATAGAAAAAACGCACAACTGGGACATGATTTGTATGGACATGGGCCGCCGCATTTGGCATAGCCTTTGGaacctttgtagggcccacattgaggcCTCTTATAAGGTTAATTGTGATTGATTGTGAACCCTACCTAGACCCATGTATTCTTGTATGATTAAGGATATACATGCTATGATGATGTGTTTATAACATGCAAGTATGATTAGGCTATCTGTGATGTGGCTGCACACCTtagtaacatgcttagtacattGATGAAGTGGCCATCCACATGACATACACATCATTGCATGCTTAGCTTTGGATTGTGATTGATCATGATAGCATACGCCCAGTTGTGGGGCCATGTTATTGTATTTGTTGCCTAATGCATGGCAAACTAGCAGTCATACGCCCTATGTCTTTGAGGCACTTAGGGGACCCAACCGACATAACGCAGATTTGGTTCATGTGTTAGATAAAATGATTCATGCATTACGCATTAGCATATGTCATGATTGCATTTGTAACATGTGTGTCgttagactattaatctattggacacatggcccactaatgatatctcaaaataattagattatcgattgcatcattataattactttaatacaatgatcaacgacatccaaacattgtccatgtaaatcaacagttaaaaatcgttgattagtcacttagacatgatcttgtgcttgtggcccatctgagacttgaaatttcattgtttttaggcaaagtatatatttcagtaggcttatcacaaccattgtaacAAACATTAGATATGTtcgctaattagagatattaaagttgatttagtaattcaattcaaacccctataaatattttgatgatgtatttattatatccacattgtttatCGATATTTtcaagatataaatctcaagttgaccacaccactggaaaagagtagtaattgaatgtccaccattaaaaacctcctaaggcccactgtaatttttatttgacatccaacctattgattagatcaAACTGACCCGGATGAAGGGGAAGAAACAAATATTATcttcatccaaagcttttgtagcccctgagaattttttaatggtggtcgttcaaccAACACAGTTTTCtatgatgggtccacttgagatttagatcaatcTCTTTTTTTGGTCTCACAACATAAAAtgttttgaaaaatggatggatggcatggataaaacagatacataatggtgggccctaccatgtccATTGACAAATCCaccaaaaaatccccaaattctgaTTTTAGACAATCCACCCTAAAATTCCTAAATcgtcattgagattgagagagagagagagagagagagagggcgtgcgtgggtatgGCTTCGGCAACAAGAGtgtgggtagagagagagagagagagagagagagagatcaaagcgacagagagagagagagagagagatggatgggcaCTGGAGTTTTCTTAGGTTAAAACATAACCTTATTACCAACacaaattttcgtcggtaaaaggttgtaaaaatatttgggcccacccgtgctctatcagccccatccactccgtacatatgtttttaaatatacttattagctacaccaaaaacaaaaattacaaatcaACATCTATAATCAATCACACAAAGTGAAATTATATGTCCACCGTTCATTTTATTCGcctttaccgacgatttttttcaTCTGTAAAAATCTCCTTTACCGACGATATTGTACATCGTCGGTAAAAATAGCCTCTCGGTGGGAATATGTTTCGTATGGCGGGAATCTTATTCCGACGAAATATTATTTCGTCGGTataggttctgtggggcccacagtgatgtaactattttatccactctattcatcacttttctcagatcattttaaggtatgcttctaaaaatgaagcaggttcatAGCTCCtatagaccacaccaaaagaagctgcagtgataatgacacccaccattgaaacctttccaagggacaccatgatgttttttttaccatccaacctattcataatgtcacgtagacgtggatgaagtgaaaacacaaatatcagcttgatccgaaacttctccaactcccaagaagttttttatggtggacgttcaatccccactttgtgctccagtacttaagccttggacctgtcacattcataatcatatattggccctacctagatgtgattcacatatctagcccattcattatgtgtgtcccacttggatgaggggtcagacccagtttcggccgcatccaaaactcatgtgagccccaccaagtgcttttatatttttttaagatgtcttcacatagttttagatggaatggcccacttgagttttgtttaccgataatttttgagatatctcataacttaaaggggagacatcaaatccacggtgttgatgttcaacacacatcatgatgggccccacaaaacttactaacattaattcttaggttatcagggggtcaataagttgggtcacaattttgaccagaatatttggcccattttacatgtctggttcattcactctattttactgatcattaccctcaatttgagtagttactcgccccgatcatgctacatatgagaaagatattggggcatacaagattgatcaacaatttaattgtatttgatttaaacatttgaagttatttactcttcaatttggactgatcagattgtccaaaaatggttaatggttgttcataatatcaaaaagatataaatgaagagaaaacacaaacatcaacttgatccaaaacttctatagcctaaaaaaaaatttcaatggtagaggttcaatcacactatttcctgtggtgtggtccacttgatctttcgatatgcttcctttttgttctttagacctcaaattatctgttaacatggatgaacggagtggataaaataaataaataatggtggaccccataaaatttactcaatatgctaagagtaatgagtaactcacctaaatatagtggagaagggtttccttaaaacattcataatcatatattgtgcctgcctagatgtgattcacatatccaacccactcattatctgtgtcccacttggatgaggggttagaccaagtttcagccacatccaaaattcatgtgggccccactaagtgcttttatattttttaggatgtcttcacatagttttagatggtatggcccacctgagttttttataCGGATgagttttgagatatctcataatctaaaggggacacatcaaatacacggtgttaatgttcgacaaacatcatgatggggcccacaaaacttactaacaacaattcttaggttctcacgaggtcaataagttgggtcacaattttgaacaaaatatttggcccattttacatatgatctggtccattcactctattttagtgatcaataccctcaatttgactagttactcgccttaaTCAAGCTACATAttagaaagatattaggcatacaagattgatcaacaatttcagtgaaaattgatttaaacatcttaagttatttactcttcaactTGGACTGATTAGAATTGTcaaaaaatagttaaaggttcaattagtagatgtgcctaataatttagtaaaaaatgttattttttttagagataaatctcaatttccatttaaaaatcacgtttttcttttttatttttttcaaaatgtatatttttttactcttaatttttctttcaaaacttttaacaaattaaaaatcatatttattatcaaatatgtttttaaaaaaatacaaattctaaatttttttgtcaaaatcttaaaaattttatcaaatttatCATTTTTGCcgacgatgtatgtatttcatcggtCAAAAATCATTTACCAACGATTGTTTTCGTGGGTAAAAAgtttatcaaattttattttttttaatcaagaaAAATGCCAATCTTTGCCGACGATGTAtagatttcgtcggtaaaaaatcttttaccgacaatttttttcgtcggtaaaaagttcATTTACCGACGATATTGTATAACGTCGGAAAAATAGCCTCTCCGATCTTTTGCCGATGAATTATTTGGTTTGTcgggaaaaattacatttactGACGAATTAATCATCGGTAAAAGATTTTTCATCGACGATAAATAATTTCGTCGGCAAAAGTTTCCAGGCCGTCATTTTAAATGGTGGCGGGAACATATTCAGTCATAGCGTGAATCTTTTGCCGGCGAAATCATATTTCGTAGGGGAAAGTCCTGTTTACTGACGAAATTGATTTCGTCGGAAATAACTTCATCggtaaaaggccaatttcttgtagtgtctcGTGCAGCTTAGCCTTCATGTTTTAAACTCATATATatcttatatggggcccactagattgtTGTAAAGAAAATTTACTTTATCCACATATAAGGGATTTTAATTTCATGTTATTGGCCCAAGTTTGAGGACAAATCTCATCAAATATAGACCACATCAAGAGAAATAGCTCAGAATTAACACATAAAGTTAGTATAATACTAGGCCATAGACATCTTCAAACAAAAATAGATAAAATCCTATTGTAAGTTTacatttgtactattaaaataaaCATATCAAATTAGTCAAAGAGTGagtcaaattttaatttttgacagGGTTCATGTTACTTTTCCACAGTTATAACAGAGGGGAATTATCATCCTTCCAAAAgaatgaaaacttagcctgagGGTCACGTATCCTTAAGTTTCACCCCTACCCATGACCATTACATCACAGTACTAGGCATCTCGAGCAAAAACCCGTTTAACGATACACCTATGGTATCAGCGATGAGTAGATGTTTATCATCTGTACAAGTGCATGCGGTTCTCATAtagcaggaagcggattggctttaaaaaaaatttaaaaaaaaaaaaaaaaaaaaaaaaaaaaactgaagtttCATTTCACATAGGAAAAAGGCTATACAAGGCTCTCCACATTCAGAACAGACCCCACGAAACAAAAAAAGACGAAAGGTCCGAAAGAAACAGGGAAGGCGACCACATATCTACAAGAAGCGCCAAAGGAAACAAAACAGAGCGATAGAGCTAATCATTCGATCTAAGTGCACCTAAGCCGACCCTATCCAAAAAGATCATACCACGGACAATAGGAGGAAGGCACCTGGAATGAAGATAGATTGAAGACTGTTGAAGAAGACTCCCTTCCCGAGCCAAGCCATCTGTTGGCCTGTTGCCTTCTCTGAGAATGTGAGTGAAAACAAAGTTATCTAGACGGCGTAAGCGGTTGATACGAGACAACCAAGGATTCCACTTCCAAGGGGTCTTGATTTGATTTGTGAGACTATGGATAGCCAATTTTAAATCAGACCCAACCATAACTCTGTCCAAGCTTTATCCAAGCAGAGCATCATCCCGTCGTGAATAGCGCGGAGTTCCGCCATATTATTAGAACCAACCCCATAGCCCATGGAGAAACCGAACACAAACGTCCCATTTTCATTCCTACATATGCCACCCCCACCCAAACGACCCGGATTACCCATCACCAATCCATCAACATTTAATTTGACCCATCCCGAGGATGGTTGCTTCCATTTCAACAAAGTAAAATCATTTCGATTATGGCGAGCAGTCGATTTCGTGGATCTGAAGTCATGATTCTAGGTAACAGCTAACATTAATTCTGCACCTAGGAGCAATTTTGCCCACCATCTGACACAGGCTATTGATGTacagaaggaagcggattggcttaaCTGCTGTAAATATGTGTCGTGCGAAAACGAGCACTGAcgcggacgtggattgcgtccaacTAATTCGTccaggcagggatctgtggggcccatcgtgatgtaagtattttatccacaccattaatcgttTTAAGCtatgagccaaaatttgaggtagttctagggcttaagtggaccacaaagtggggattgaaggtccaccattaaaaacttcttgggagctggagaagtgccagatcaagctgaaatttgtgttttcacttcatccaagtccgaatgaccttattaataagttgggtggtaaaaaaacatcacggtggcccttagaaaggtttcaaaggtgggtgtcattatcactgcagcttcctttgatgtggtccactagagctgtctaactgcttcattttttgtaaagaccttaaaatgattatataaaaacgattaacggtgtggataaaatacttacatcacaatgggccccacagagctctacCCGGACAGATTACCGTCTGGGCAGGGGTAGGACACAATATGCGTCCCACTGACGCtcttcgagcttcgagttgtacgaacggttcaaaggagatcaaagttgtatgggcccacagtgatgtattaattatatctacaccgttcatctatttttagagatcattttatagcattatccaaaaaaacgaatcatatccaaagatcatctagaccacaccataaatagccacagagataatgattttcacagttaaaaaatttgcagggcccaccataacgtttattttccatccaatttgttcataaggtcacagagacctgaatgaagatgaaaaacaaatttcgtattgatccaaaacttctatgacccaaaaagggtttcaattgtagacgttcaCTCTCtgcactactttttgcagtgtggtccacttgataattagatctatcttatttttagtctcaagacttaagaagagctcgccaaatggatggaaagtttgaatataacacataccttgtgatcggacccacacaacttgctgacatcaatacagcagctacacggctggtgtgaggtacaccagccaatccgcttcctgtcaGATATGGCATACATGCTCgtataccacacaccaccgatgttgccggtgtgtttacgtcaccaagttttttGGGTCCCATAgtaaggtatgagttatatccaaaccgtcgtCTAATTAGTGAGCTTGTCATAAGGCTTGAGTCAGaaaataagacggatccaaaaatcaagtggaccaacaTCACTTGCAACAGCAGCACCATCATCGGTACTCCCAGAAGCTGAGGCTCTACTGAAATGGAAAGCCAGCCTCTCGCCAGCAGGAAGTTGCCGAGCTCTCCATTCATGGTCGCTTCCTGCTGCTAACGCTAGCACCATCACGATCTCTCCATGCAAATGGATTGGGATCTCATGCAATGGCCTTGGAAGTGTAACAGATATAAGCCTACCGCGAGAAGGCTTACAAGGTAAGCTTGATAACTTGAGTTTCCCATCATTTCCAAACCTCCTCCATCTCAATCTCAGCGGCAACAACCTCACTGGAACCATCCCAGCCCGTATTGGCACTCTTTACAAACTCACGTCCCTAAATCTGTCAGCAAATAATTTAAGTGGATCAATGCCTCTAGAAATAGGGAATCTTGTGAATCTGAATGAGCTAGACTTGTCCATTAACCATCTAGATGGAtccatcccttccactttaggaaacCTGACAAAGCTTACCATCTTGTTACTGGACCAAAATCAAATCTCTGGCTCCATTCCTCCACAAATCGGAAATCTACAAGATCTGGTTCAGTTGTCATTGTACGAAAACAATTTGAATGGTTCCATCCCTCCCGCTTTGGGTAATTTGAGCAGCCTTGTAGTTTTGCATATCTACGATAACCAAATTTCTGGTTCGATACCGCCAAAAATAGGGAATCTAGTTAATCTCAAGGAGCTTTCCATGTACCGTAACCTTCTAAGAGGTTATATCCCTTGTACTTTAGGGAACTTGACCATGCTCACGATTTTGTCTTTAGATGAAAATATGATTTCGGGCCCTATTCCTGCAGAATTAGGGAATCTCGAGAATTTAGTTAGGTTATCTTTGTCCAATAACAGTCTAACTGATCCGATCCCTCCTGCTTTAGGAAAGTTAACCAAACTTACATTTTTGTGCCTTTATTACTGTCAATTATCTGGTTCCTTGCCTAGAGAGatgacaaacatgacaaatcTTTCTAAACTCTTTTTGGATGGCAACAACTTCTCTGGCTCTTTACCTCATTTATGCCACAATCGAGCTCTTCAAGTCTTCAACGCAGTTAACAACCATTTCACTGGTGAGATCCCAAAAAGCTTCAGAAATTGCACCGGCTTAACAAAAGTGCGACTCAATGGGAACCGACTTGCTGCAAATGTATCGGAAGTCTTCGGTGTATACCCACATCTCACATTCATGGACATCAGCGACAACATGTTGTTTGGTGAACTATCACCCAACTGGGGAGAATGCCGAAACCTAACAAAGCTACAATTCTCCAGGAACAGGATCACTGGTAAAATTCCTCCGACAATTGGGCAGTTGAAGCAGCTAGGAGTGCTTGGTCTTTCTTCCAACCAACTAGTGGGAGAGATTCCAAAGGAGTTTGGGAGGCTGACTTCTTTATTCAGCTTGACTTTAAATGATAACCAGCTTTGTGGTCAGGTACCCCGAGAGATTGGAAAACTATCCAATTTGGAGGTTCTTGACTTGTCAATGAATCACCTAAGTGGTCTAATACCACCTCAATTAGGCGATTGTTCCAAACTCCAGTATCTCAAATTAAGTAATAATTTTTTGAACGGAAGCATTCCTTTTCAGATCGGTAACCTAGTATACTTACAGGGCTTACTAGATCTAAGCCATAACTCCCTCCATGGAGAGATATCACCACAAATCGCAAAATTGATTCGGCTGGAAAAGTTAAACCTCTCCCATAACATGTTGTTAGGCTCCATTCCACCTTCTTTTCAAGAAATGTTGAGCTTGcaatccattgatttttcatacaatggtTTGCAAGGTCCTGTTCCCAATAGCAGAAACTTTCAGAAGGCTCCAACAAATGCATTTATAAAAAACAAAGACTTATGTGGTGAAGTGAAAGGTTTGCGGCTATGCAATGCTTCTTTAGTAAGTCATGGTGATGCCAGGAAAGGCCACAAAGCTGTGATATTCATGATTATTCTCTTCCCAATATTGTTTCTTTTATTTGGAATAACTGGCATTTCTTCCATTTATtaccaaagaagaagaaatatagagAAAGTAGTCACTGAAAGGAGCAGCAGAaatccattttcaatatggaactATGATGGGATTGCCGTGTTTGAAGACATCGTGGAGGCGACAGAGGGTTTTGACGACAAATATTGCATTGGAATTGGAGGGTATGGAAAAGTTTACAAAGCAAATCTATCAATAGGCAAAGAagtagctgtgaagaaacttCACCCATTCGAAGGTGGGGATCAATCTAATCAAAGAAGTTTTAGGAATGAGATAGAAGCATTAACAAAAATCCATCATCGCAACATTGTGAAGCTTTATGGCTTCTGTACCCATGCTCGATGCTCATTTCTAGTCTACGAGTACTTGGAAGGGGAAAGCTCGGCTAGCATTCTAAGCAGTGATGAAGGAGCTAGACAGTTGGATTGGACTCCAAGGATGAAGGTtattaaaggtgtggcccatgctTTGTCTTACATGCACCATGATTCCACCCCACCTATTGTCCATCGAGACCTGTCAAGCAAAAACGTTCTGTTGAATTCAAAATTCGAGGCTAGTGTCTCTGACTTCGGCACTGCACGATTGTTGATGCCTGATTCCTCCAATTGGACTATGCTCGCAGGCACTTACGGATACATTGCCCCAGGTTAGTCAGGGGTACATTCTTCATCCTTTAATCGTTTTATTAGCAATtggctttttgtttttttgtttttctttttctaagttttcatattttttattggCAATTATATGCTATAAAGTTTGTGCATTAGTTAACACACTATTATTGAATGTTGCAATCTAGGACGACTAGAATATGAGAAAATTTctatttaaaaactttctattttccctCTAAGATTCGTTAATGCAACAGCTGTAAGAGGCCTTGCAAAGAAATATGTAAATGATTGTATTATTCCAATCCCCACTCTAGTTCACACATGTTAACTTCTTATGCGTCCGGGACATCTGAGGCATGCATAAAAGTTAGCTCAACCATACAGATGACAGGACACAATGTTTAAGTTGGTCCTCTTATCAGGCAGGCCGCCACCATGTCAAAATAATGGATCACgaaaaaaaaagggccaataGTACGCACTAAATGTTTGTATGTGGCATGCCTGATTAGTGGACTATCTTGACTTTCTAGCAAGATAATCTGAAAGTTTGGCCCAACTTATACACCTCCAAGATGTACATGTACCGAACACGTCTTTTGGCACATGCTCAGTTTGTAGAGTTGCCTTGGGGATAGCAACCAAAAAAAACCTAGAAGATATGACACCTAGATTAAGAAACCTAGGTTAGTTTGAGTTTAGccattgatgattaaaaaagagTAAAAGGGTGATTGAACTATCTTCTTTTTTACAGAGCTTGCATACACAATGAGGGTGACTGAAAAATGCGACGTGTATAGCTTTGGTGTTGTGGCACTTGAAGTGATGATGGGAAGGCATCCTGGGGAGCTCATATCCTTTTTGTCATCACCAAATAAAGAAGATACACTGCTAAAGGATACATTGGACCAACGTCTCTCCACTCCCATGGCAGAGGTTGCACAAGAAGTCGTATTTGTAGTGTCCATGGCACTTGCATGCATTCGACTGGATCCAAACTCTCGACCAACCATGCACTACGTGGCTCAGGAGCTATCTGTTGGTCGGCCTTCTTTCTCTCCAGAGCCATTCCATGCTCTTACATTGCGTCAACTGATGGATTAGCCGGGTGAATGAAAATCATCGAGGTTATGGTCAAGAACATTATTATTGTGTGTCTATTGTATGAAAATAAAAGCGCACACATGTTTTTCTTGTTATGATACATACATAGTTCAGTGAATGGAATCGGTGTTTATCTAGAATGTAAATTTTTAGGAATGGTgataaaaatccaaatgtaaaAATAGTAAGTTGAAAGAATAAAGATGTTTTCTTATGTGATTGTTATTTTCTAACCGAAGGTTTTTATGCGAAGAAATTTATCTTTTAGGAATTGTAATCATTTTCTAAAATACCAGTTGTGTACTAATGTGTTATCAATGGTGGGTTGGGATGGATCATCTTGCTCAACTAGTTGATAAAATATATAGGCGAGTCAGGCCAAGCAAGGTTCAACCTTAAATAGGTCACAAATAATATTTTCTAGCCTAAAGCCCATCTGGCACCCATTTAGCATGTACCAAACCTAGCTAAAAAGCTAGTCAAGCCAGAATTCCCCCAGTTTGTATGAAGATTTAGGTGTTCTTCTCTCAATTGGAATTCTCTGCTCAAACGTAGTTTTCTCCATAAATAGGCCCTATAACTTGTGATCCCATGTTTACACCCGATCTAACATGGTCATATCAAACAACTCAGAAAACGCCGTATGACGACAATGTTTGGCATGTGGTGAGATGTTCTAAGCCAAGAAGCTAAAGACACATTCATATTGGGAACCATTAAATGCAATAGTCCAACAAAGGAAATCTCTATAGCAAATTAACAAAGGCAATATCTTAGTCTAATATATTGGAAGATCAGAGTTAGCATAGGTAATGGCCTAGAagatgacgcagggatgaacgtgatgaggataactactccgaatccatggagcttctctggactcctcactgagacttctcgaatccacgaggaaagaaagcagaaaatagaaataaattctaagaaattcgaaattgattaattgatgaataaaaacgagttcacaaccctttaaataggggtaccaagcaatgggaaagaaattagaa from Magnolia sinica isolate HGM2019 chromosome 17, MsV1, whole genome shotgun sequence encodes the following:
- the LOC131230490 gene encoding MDIS1-interacting receptor like kinase 2-like — protein: MASSRFRGSEVMILGLSQKIRRIQKSSGPTSLATAAPSSVLPEAEALLKWKASLSPAGSCRALHSWSLPAANASTITISPCKWIGISCNGLGSVTDISLPREGLQGKLDNLSFPSFPNLLHLNLSGNNLTGTIPARIGTLYKLTSLNLSANNLSGSMPLEIGNLVNLNELDLSINHLDGSIPSTLGNLTKLTILLLDQNQISGSIPPQIGNLQDLVQLSLYENNLNGSIPPALGNLSSLVVLHIYDNQISGSIPPKIGNLVNLKELSMYRNLLRGYIPCTLGNLTMLTILSLDENMISGPIPAELGNLENLVRLSLSNNSLTDPIPPALGKLTKLTFLCLYYCQLSGSLPREMTNMTNLSKLFLDGNNFSGSLPHLCHNRALQVFNAVNNHFTGEIPKSFRNCTGLTKVRLNGNRLAANVSEVFGVYPHLTFMDISDNMLFGELSPNWGECRNLTKLQFSRNRITGKIPPTIGQLKQLGVLGLSSNQLVGEIPKEFGRLTSLFSLTLNDNQLCGQVPREIGKLSNLEVLDLSMNHLSGLIPPQLGDCSKLQYLKLSNNFLNGSIPFQIGNLVYLQGLLDLSHNSLHGEISPQIAKLIRLEKLNLSHNMLLGSIPPSFQEMLSLQSIDFSYNGLQGPVPNSRNFQKAPTNAFIKNKDLCGEVKGLRLCNASLVSHGDARKGHKAVIFMIILFPILFLLFGITGISSIYYQRRRNIEKVVTERSSRNPFSIWNYDGIAVFEDIVEATEGFDDKYCIGIGGYGKVYKANLSIGKEVAVKKLHPFEGGDQSNQRSFRNEIEALTKIHHRNIVKLYGFCTHARCSFLVYEYLEGESSASILSSDEGARQLDWTPRMKVIKGVAHALSYMHHDSTPPIVHRDLSSKNVLLNSKFEASVSDFGTARLLMPDSSNWTMLAGTYGYIAPELAYTMRVTEKCDVYSFGVVALEVMMGRHPGELISFLSSPNKEDTLLKDTLDQRLSTPMAEVAQEVVFVVSMALACIRLDPNSRPTMHYVAQELSVGRPSFSPEPFHALTLRQLMD